Proteins found in one Synechococcus sp. LA31 genomic segment:
- a CDS encoding homoserine dehydrogenase → MTIGIGLLGLGTVGAGVAEILLNPQGRHPLVGQLALKRVAVRDLNRPRPVELPAEILCTDPQQVVNDPAVDIVVEVMGGLEPARSLILAAIAAGKPVVTANKAVIARYGEEIAAAAAEQGVYVLIEAAVGGGIPIIEPLKQSLGGNRIQRVSGIINGTTNYILSRMADEGAAYGDVLADAQRLGYAEADPAADVEGGDAADKIAILSGLAYGGAIERSAIPTEGINRLDACDVNYAAQLGYVVKLVATAQCLGSDADGTVQLDVRVSPTLLPKDHPLAGVHGVNNAILVEGDPVGRVMFYGPGAGAGPTASAVVADILNIAGIREATGNGGGLDPLLAANRWRPCRLVDQGQTLNRNYLRLQTGDQAGVIGRIGSCFGDEGVSIRSIVQFEASSERNDAEIVVITHEVQEANFRRALASITALPDVKAVAACLRTL, encoded by the coding sequence ATGACCATCGGCATCGGCTTGCTCGGGCTTGGCACGGTAGGAGCAGGCGTTGCCGAGATCCTGCTCAACCCTCAGGGCCGCCATCCGCTGGTGGGGCAGCTGGCTCTCAAACGCGTGGCCGTGCGCGATCTGAACCGGCCGCGGCCAGTGGAGCTCCCGGCCGAGATCCTCTGCACAGATCCGCAACAGGTGGTGAACGACCCCGCGGTGGACATCGTGGTGGAGGTGATGGGCGGTCTGGAGCCCGCCCGCAGCTTGATCCTGGCGGCGATCGCCGCCGGCAAACCCGTGGTGACCGCCAACAAAGCCGTGATTGCCCGCTACGGCGAGGAGATCGCCGCCGCTGCCGCTGAGCAAGGTGTGTATGTGCTGATCGAAGCGGCCGTTGGTGGCGGCATCCCGATCATCGAGCCGCTCAAGCAATCCCTCGGTGGCAACCGCATCCAGCGGGTAAGCGGCATCATCAACGGCACCACCAACTACATCCTCAGCCGCATGGCGGATGAGGGAGCCGCCTATGGCGACGTGCTGGCCGATGCCCAACGCCTGGGCTACGCCGAGGCCGACCCAGCCGCGGATGTGGAAGGCGGCGATGCAGCCGACAAGATCGCCATCCTCTCGGGCCTGGCCTACGGCGGTGCGATCGAGCGCAGCGCGATTCCCACCGAGGGCATCAACCGACTGGACGCCTGCGATGTGAACTACGCCGCTCAGCTGGGCTACGTGGTGAAGCTCGTGGCCACCGCTCAGTGCCTGGGCAGTGACGCCGATGGCACGGTGCAGCTGGATGTGCGGGTGAGCCCCACCCTGCTGCCCAAAGACCACCCACTGGCGGGCGTGCACGGCGTGAACAACGCCATCCTGGTGGAAGGCGACCCGGTGGGCCGCGTGATGTTTTATGGCCCCGGGGCTGGCGCTGGCCCCACGGCATCGGCCGTGGTGGCCGACATCCTCAACATCGCCGGCATCCGTGAGGCCACTGGCAATGGCGGCGGCCTCGATCCCCTGCTGGCGGCCAATCGCTGGCGCCCCTGCCGCCTGGTGGATCAGGGCCAGACCCTCAACCGCAACTACCTGCGCCTACAAACGGGCGATCAGGCGGGTGTGATTGGTCGCATCGGCAGCTGCTTCGGCGATGAAGGCGTGTCAATCCGCTCGATCGTGCAGTTCGAGGCCAGCAGTGAGCGCAACGATGCCGAGATCGTGGTAATCACCCATGAGGTGCAGGAGGCCAACTTCCGCCGCGCGCTGGCTTCGATCACCGCTCTGCCGGATGTCAAGGCCGTGGCGGCGTGCCTGCGCACCCTCTGA